The genomic interval CCTCCGGCGTGGGTGCCCGGGCCCCCTCCGATTGTGCTAGAGGAGGAAGCCGCCCGGGAACGGGTCGTCGGGCTCGAGGACGAGCGTGGCGAGCCCGGTGAGGAAGGCGCGGCCGGTGATCTCGGGGACCACCGCCGGGTACGGGCCCACCTGGCTGATCGCGACGACCCGGCCGGTGAAGAGCGTCCCCAGAATGGACTCGTGGACGAACGGCTCCATCAGCGCGAGCTCGCCCCGCGCATGGAGGCTAGCCATCCGCGCCGACGTGCCCGTCCCGCACGGCGAGCGGTCGAGGCCGAGCGGCGAGACCACGACGGTGTTCTTGAAGTTCACGCCCGCCCGGACCGCGGGCTCGAAGAACTGGACGTAGAGGAGTCCCCTCGCCTGGGGCTGCTCGGGGTGCACCAGCGGAACCTCGCGCTCGATCTGGAGCCGGATCGCTTCGCCCACCTCGACGATCCTCTCGGCGTCGGCCGGCGTCAGCGAGAGGCCGACGGCCGAGGCGGGAACCATCGCGTAGAAGTGCCCGCCGTAGGCCAAATCGAAGGGAACCGTCCCGAGGCCGGAGACCTCCACCTTGGCGTCGGTGAGACAGGCGAAGGCCGGCACGTTTTGAAACGTCGCGCTGACCGCTTCCCCCCCCTCAACCGCGACCCGGCAGCGGACGAGCCCGGCTGCCGTCTCCAGCGTGAGCTCGGTCGTGGGCTCGCAGGCCACGACCCGACCCATCTCGACGAGCATCGAGGCGATGGCGATCGCCCCGTGGCCGCACATGTGGACGCAGCCGGAGGGCTCGATGAAGATCACGCCCGCCTGGGCCTCTG from Candidatus Rokuibacteriota bacterium carries:
- a CDS encoding proline racemase family protein encodes the protein MRVRRLLSVVDYHTEGEPMRIVVGGAPAIPGATPLARSDFVDRNLRDLLGFVLYEPRGHRAMCGAILTEPISPEAQAGVIFIEPSGCVHMCGHGAIAIASMLVEMGRVVACEPTTELTLETAAGLVRCRVAVEGGEAVSATFQNVPAFACLTDAKVEVSGLGTVPFDLAYGGHFYAMVPASAVGLSLTPADAERIVEVGEAIRLQIEREVPLVHPEQPQARGLLYVQFFEPAVRAGVNFKNTVVVSPLGLDRSPCGTGTSARMASLHARGELALMEPFVHESILGTLFTGRVVAISQVGPYPAVVPEITGRAFLTGLATLVLEPDDPFPGGFLL